The sequence GCAAACCATCACCAAAGACGGCGGCTTCACCTGGTCGGAGCCCAAAATCGTCGCCACCGTGAAAGACAAAAACCCCTGTGAACCCTTCGTCTTCCGTTCTCCCGACGGCACCGAACTCTGCGCCCTCCTTCGCGAAAACACCCACAAAGGCAACAGCCTCGTCATGTTCAGCAAAGACGAAGGCCAAACCTGGAGCACTCCCATCGACACTCCTTGGGGTCTCACCGGCGACCGCCACATCGGCCAACAACTCCCCGATGGCCGCCTCATCTTCACCTTTCGCGACATGGCCATCAACAGCCCCACCAAAGGCCACTTCATCGCCTGGGTCGGCAACTACGAAGACATCAAAAACAGCAGCCCCGGCCAATACCGCATCAAGCTCCTTCACAGCCACGCCGAAAAAGTTCACGACTGCGGTTACCCTGGTTTTGAACTTCTCCCCGACGGCACCCTCGTCGCCACCACCTACATCAAATACGCCCCCGGCCCCGAAAAACACTCCATCATCAGCACCCGCTTCAAAATCTCCGAAACCGATGCGCTCTCAAAACCATAAACCCTCAGTTTAGTTTCCGTGTGTTTTGTCGTTCATCTTAAATTCTATCCACTATCATTGGTTGAGATGATCTCATTCAGCAAGTAGGCGCTGATACAACTGAAAATCCCCGTCGCTGAAGCAGCAAAAGGTGACTTTCTGAAGATGTTTTGTGTTAGTCATATAATCAGATACCGTTCGGTAAGCAATCTCTGCAGCCACCTTTGAGGGGAAACGATAGATGCCAGTGCTGATGCAAGGAAACGCGATAGTTGAAAGGGAATTCATTTCCGCAATCTCTAGCGATCGAAGATAACAAGATGCGAGCAAATCAGATTCACCGGAACCACCACCATTCCAGACCGGTCCCACCGTGTGAATGATGAATCGAGCGGGTAATCGATAGCCTTTGGTGAATTTGGCTTCGCCGACCTTGCAACCACCTCGCAACCGACACTCATGAACAAGATCTGGACCGGCCGCCCTATGGATAGCTCCGTCTACCCCTCCTCCGCCCAACAAAGACGAATTCGCTGCGTTTACGATGGCGTCCACAGAAAGCTTTGTGATATCGCCTTGCCATGCGGAGAGCTTCATTACTTGCAAAAAAAAGTCATGGTCCTAGCTAGCTTTTCACTTACCCCATCACCTCCTCACGCCTTCTTCGGCAAACACCCCACGCAATACTCCTCGCCGTCCACCCCAACGCGGAACTCCTGCTTTGGATCCGTCACATCCGTCTTGCCACAAACCGCACATTTAAAAAAATGCTCTCCGTCCGGGATCTTCGCTGAGTCAAACTTCGCACGCCGACTGCTCACCTCTGCGCGCTGCCCCATGCCCTTCACTGTCGCAGGACCAAACGCCACCAAAAAATTCACTATTGAAAACAAAATCGGCAGCCGGTCCGATGGCACACTGATGAAGTTCAGCAACAACAACGCCCCCGCGATCATCCCCAGATATTTCACCTTCACCGGCAGCACAAAAAACACCAGCAACTCCTGGTTCGGATACAGCATCGCAAACGCCAGAAACATCGTCGTGTAAAACGGTGCCCCCTCTGGACTGAATCCAAAAATCAACGCCCCCACCATCACCGCCAGCAACCCGCCCAAAATGTAAAGATTC comes from Phragmitibacter flavus and encodes:
- a CDS encoding O-acetyl-ADP-ribose deacetylase; protein product: MKLSAWQGDITKLSVDAIVNAANSSLLGGGGVDGAIHRAAGPDLVHECRLRGGCKVGEAKFTKGYRLPARFIIHTVGPVWNGGGSGESDLLASCYLRSLEIAEMNSLSTIAFPCISTGIYRFPSKVAAEIAYRTVSDYMTNTKHLQKVTFCCFSDGDFQLYQRLLAE